In Chitinophaga sp. HK235, a single window of DNA contains:
- a CDS encoding pyridoxal phosphate-dependent aminotransferase family protein, translated as MHRSPEPFLLQPLRQRREQHAFRELRLQGNLIDFCSNDYLGLARSAALQEKVHVLMQERPAAHGSTGSRLLAGNYQWINDVEADLAAFHQADAALIYNSGYDANLGLFSCVPQKGDTVVYDQLVHASIRDGMRLSHAQTYSFRHNDMEDLRKKINNASGNCFVAVESVYSMDGDMAPLAAIVSLCQEYGAHLIVDEAHATGVVGERGAGLVQALGLEDACFARLHTFGKAVGCHGAVVLGSSTLRDYLINFSRSLIYSTALPPTAIAAIQAGYSLFPYMDDARAELSARIKQFREGVGPLALLPSETPIQVVITGGNENTRTIAAMLQSAGLDVRAILHPTVPKGQERLRIVIHCFNTAVEIELLIKVLLR; from the coding sequence ATGCACAGAAGTCCAGAACCCTTTTTGCTGCAACCATTGCGGCAGCGGCGGGAACAGCATGCTTTCCGGGAGTTGCGTTTGCAGGGCAACCTCATTGATTTTTGTTCCAATGATTATCTGGGACTGGCGCGTAGCGCGGCTTTACAGGAGAAGGTCCATGTGCTCATGCAGGAGCGTCCGGCTGCGCATGGCAGTACCGGTTCCCGTTTGCTGGCCGGCAATTATCAATGGATCAACGATGTAGAGGCAGACCTGGCCGCTTTTCACCAGGCTGATGCCGCTTTGATATATAATTCCGGTTATGATGCCAACCTGGGACTTTTCTCCTGTGTGCCTCAGAAAGGGGACACCGTGGTGTATGACCAGCTGGTACATGCTTCTATCCGTGATGGTATGCGCTTGTCACATGCACAGACCTATTCGTTTCGGCATAACGATATGGAAGACCTGCGGAAGAAGATCAACAATGCCAGTGGTAATTGCTTTGTGGCGGTAGAGTCGGTGTATTCCATGGACGGGGATATGGCGCCGCTGGCGGCTATTGTGTCTTTGTGCCAGGAATATGGCGCACATCTGATCGTCGATGAGGCGCATGCCACGGGGGTGGTAGGAGAACGGGGGGCAGGGCTGGTGCAGGCGCTGGGGCTGGAAGATGCCTGTTTTGCCCGTTTGCATACGTTTGGCAAGGCGGTGGGCTGTCATGGTGCGGTAGTGTTGGGCTCATCCACCTTACGTGATTATCTGATCAATTTCTCCCGGTCGCTTATTTATTCCACAGCGTTGCCGCCAACAGCCATTGCCGCCATTCAGGCCGGTTACAGTTTGTTCCCCTATATGGACGATGCGAGGGCGGAACTGTCGGCGCGGATAAAACAGTTTCGTGAGGGCGTAGGTCCGTTGGCGTTACTCCCCAGCGAAACACCGATCCAGGTGGTGATCACCGGAGGCAATGAAAATACCCGTACTATAGCAGCCATGTTACAGTCCGCGGGGCTGGACGTGCGTGCCATCCTGCATCCTACGGTGCCTAAAGGGCAGGAGCGGCTGCGGATTGTCATCCACTGTTTTAATACCGCAGTGGAAATTGAGCTGTTGATAAAAGTCTTATTGCGTTAA
- a CDS encoding penicillin acylase family protein codes for MRIIPAVITAAVTLSLSYVFSTKFGQLPPMGKLLSPQTGFWQNAEVIGERPHETMVLPGLTGKVEVWYDDRAVPHIFADNEADAYYVQGYVTARDRLWQMELQAFASAGRLSEILGPGLIRYDRGKRRDGMIYGAEKAVAVMESDPATRTAIHSYADGINAFIAQLTPATLPVEYKILDYKPEKWDVIKSALLLKYMSADLAGFCDDLEFTNARRLFSMADFNLLYPDFQDTLYPIIPKGTAFPAPSAKAVAPPDSVLAIDASYMKFKMDKPNPENGSNNWAVAGSKTRSGAPILCSDPHLGLSLPSLWYEIQIHTPDMNVYGASLPGAPGVIIGFNDHIAWGVTNGEEDVKDYYRMQFRNGKKEYLFNGTYRPAELRVETIKVRGRAPIYDTVAYTVFGPVVFDNTWPEKASHEPFLAMRWKALDSSNELVAFYKLNKARNYDDYVAALQHYTCPAQNFVFADKQGDIGIWHNGQFPLRWKDQGKWIMPGSDSTYAWQGYIPRAEVPHIKNPERGFVSSANQRPTDNTYPYALYGEFDLFRGERINNRLGEMNQITPQDMMTLQNDSKNLFAAAAMPLIRKHLDTAALTAAEQPYWQLLSQWNCVSSADSKAATIFNNFWEHLSDTIFRDELTPKDSSVLAWPQATTVLQMLLRDSAVHFVDNINTPQKETLSGLMQGAFATSIKELAKLNKAGKLELGRSRGTDIRHLSRAIPAFSAMNLNTGGGRHIVNATQKTHGPSWRMVVQLSDKTEAYGIYPGGQSGNPGSPYYDNAVNDWVAGNYYMLHVFDQQEKDDPLIRYKVVFTGK; via the coding sequence ATGAGAATCATCCCAGCTGTTATAACCGCCGCCGTTACGTTGTCACTCTCCTATGTGTTCAGCACCAAATTTGGCCAGTTACCCCCGATGGGTAAATTATTGAGTCCGCAGACCGGCTTCTGGCAGAATGCCGAAGTGATCGGAGAGCGGCCGCATGAAACGATGGTATTACCCGGTTTGACGGGCAAAGTGGAAGTTTGGTACGATGACCGTGCTGTACCACATATATTTGCAGACAATGAAGCCGACGCGTATTACGTGCAGGGATATGTGACAGCGCGCGATCGCCTCTGGCAGATGGAGTTGCAGGCCTTTGCCTCCGCAGGCCGCCTGTCGGAGATATTGGGCCCTGGATTGATCAGGTATGACAGGGGCAAACGCCGCGACGGAATGATCTATGGTGCAGAAAAAGCTGTCGCCGTGATGGAGTCTGACCCCGCTACACGCACAGCTATCCATTCCTATGCTGATGGTATCAATGCCTTCATTGCACAACTCACCCCCGCTACCTTACCGGTAGAATATAAGATACTGGATTATAAACCTGAAAAATGGGATGTGATCAAATCGGCACTGCTGTTGAAATATATGTCTGCCGACCTGGCGGGCTTCTGCGACGACCTGGAGTTTACCAATGCCCGCCGTCTCTTTTCCATGGCCGATTTTAACCTGTTGTATCCCGACTTTCAGGATACGCTGTACCCTATCATCCCTAAAGGGACTGCTTTTCCGGCTCCTTCCGCTAAAGCAGTAGCTCCTCCTGATAGTGTGCTGGCCATCGATGCTTCCTATATGAAGTTTAAGATGGACAAACCCAATCCGGAAAATGGTAGTAACAACTGGGCTGTGGCCGGCAGCAAAACACGCTCCGGTGCTCCCATCCTCTGCAGTGATCCGCATCTGGGCCTGAGCCTCCCTTCACTTTGGTACGAAATACAGATACATACTCCTGATATGAACGTTTACGGTGCCTCGCTGCCCGGAGCTCCCGGTGTTATCATCGGCTTCAACGATCATATCGCCTGGGGCGTTACCAACGGAGAAGAAGATGTAAAAGACTATTACCGTATGCAGTTCCGCAATGGTAAAAAAGAATATCTGTTCAACGGTACTTATCGTCCTGCTGAGCTGAGAGTGGAAACCATCAAGGTTAGAGGAAGGGCACCCATCTATGATACCGTAGCCTATACGGTTTTCGGACCTGTTGTATTTGACAACACCTGGCCGGAAAAAGCCTCCCATGAGCCTTTCCTTGCTATGCGCTGGAAAGCACTGGACTCTTCCAATGAACTGGTGGCCTTCTATAAACTCAATAAAGCCCGTAATTACGATGATTATGTAGCGGCGCTGCAACACTATACCTGCCCTGCCCAGAACTTCGTATTTGCCGATAAACAAGGTGATATCGGTATCTGGCATAATGGTCAGTTCCCCTTACGCTGGAAAGACCAGGGTAAATGGATTATGCCGGGCAGCGACAGCACCTACGCCTGGCAAGGATATATCCCTCGTGCCGAAGTTCCTCATATCAAAAATCCGGAACGTGGTTTTGTCAGCTCCGCTAATCAGCGTCCTACAGACAATACCTATCCTTATGCCCTGTACGGTGAATTCGATCTTTTCCGCGGAGAACGTATCAACAACCGCCTCGGTGAAATGAACCAGATCACTCCGCAGGACATGATGACGCTGCAGAACGATAGTAAAAACCTGTTTGCCGCCGCCGCCATGCCGCTTATCCGCAAACACTTAGATACGGCAGCGCTCACCGCAGCTGAACAGCCTTACTGGCAACTGCTCTCGCAATGGAACTGCGTAAGCAGCGCCGATAGCAAAGCAGCTACCATCTTCAATAACTTCTGGGAACATCTCTCCGATACTATTTTCCGGGATGAGCTGACGCCTAAAGATTCTTCCGTGCTCGCCTGGCCACAGGCTACCACTGTCCTTCAGATGTTACTCCGCGACAGCGCCGTACATTTCGTGGACAATATCAACACACCACAGAAAGAAACGCTGTCGGGGCTGATGCAGGGCGCGTTTGCTACCAGTATCAAAGAGCTGGCCAAGCTGAACAAAGCCGGCAAACTGGAGCTGGGCAGATCCCGTGGTACAGATATCCGTCACCTCTCCCGCGCCATCCCCGCTTTCAGTGCCATGAACCTGAACACCGGTGGCGGCCGCCATATCGTAAACGCTACACAAAAGACCCATGGCCCTTCCTGGCGCATGGTGGTGCAGCTCTCCGATAAAACAGAAGCCTATGGCATCTATCCCGGCGGACAGAGCGGAAATCCCGGAAGTCCCTACTATGATAATGCCGTCAATGACTGGGTAGCCGGTAATTATTACATGCTCCACGTCTTCGATCAACAGGAAAAAGATGACCCGCTGATCCGCTACAAGGTGGTGTTTACAGGGAAATAG
- a CDS encoding GSCFA domain-containing protein has translation MQFHLNFPVDAIEPGIHYSDKILLMGSCFAEEIGAKLHEHRFNTLINPHGILFNPLSLTRAITSYLDGKIYTKDDLFQHQDTWHSWDHHSRFSGLTPEATLEQINTAQQEAIRNIEQADWLILTLGSAHAYFLKEGNQLVGNCHKVPAASFHKRLLTVEEVVSALDNVMHRLFFRNKKLNILFTVSPVRYIRDGVVENNLSKAVLLQAVHHMVNKFARLWYFPAYELVIDDLRDYRFYKDDMVHPNETAVNYVWEHVVKAAVHGSSQPLLHTIAEVNRAAQHRPLNPESSQHQQFLRTYADKVKQLMQAHPHLYWEDLLHHFGNL, from the coding sequence ATGCAATTCCATCTGAACTTCCCGGTAGATGCGATCGAACCGGGTATTCATTACAGCGACAAAATATTGCTCATGGGCTCCTGTTTTGCGGAAGAAATAGGCGCCAAACTGCATGAGCACCGGTTTAACACCCTCATCAATCCTCATGGTATCCTCTTCAATCCGTTGAGCCTTACCAGGGCGATCACGTCTTATCTCGACGGAAAAATCTATACAAAAGATGATCTCTTCCAGCATCAGGATACCTGGCATAGCTGGGACCATCACAGCCGTTTCTCCGGCCTTACGCCCGAAGCAACACTGGAACAGATCAATACTGCCCAGCAGGAGGCTATCCGGAACATCGAACAGGCCGACTGGTTGATACTCACACTGGGATCGGCCCATGCCTATTTCCTGAAAGAAGGTAATCAGCTGGTAGGCAACTGCCATAAAGTGCCGGCAGCCAGTTTTCACAAACGCCTGCTCACCGTGGAAGAGGTGGTGTCTGCCCTCGATAATGTGATGCACCGGCTGTTTTTCCGTAACAAAAAACTAAATATACTCTTCACCGTTAGTCCGGTGCGGTATATACGCGATGGCGTGGTGGAAAACAATCTGAGCAAAGCTGTATTGCTACAGGCGGTACATCATATGGTCAATAAGTTTGCCCGGCTCTGGTATTTTCCGGCGTATGAACTGGTGATCGACGACCTGCGCGATTATCGTTTTTATAAAGATGATATGGTGCATCCTAATGAAACAGCTGTCAACTATGTATGGGAGCATGTGGTGAAAGCGGCCGTACATGGCAGCAGCCAGCCACTGCTGCATACCATCGCAGAAGTGAACAGGGCCGCACAACACCGGCCGCTTAACCCGGAAAGCAGTCAGCATCAGCAGTTTCTGCGCACCTATGCAGACAAGGTAAAACAACTGATGCAGGCACATCCTCACCTGTACTGGGAAGACCTCCTGCATCATTTTGGAAATTTGTGA
- a CDS encoding MFS transporter has product MQQSGTKNIWQVIMASSAGTLIEWYDFYIFGSLSAIISEKFFPPSNPELAYIATLATFAVGFIVRPFGAIVFGRLGDLVGRKYTFLLTLLIMGGSTFAIGLIPSYHTIGVLAPMLVLILRLLQGLALGGEYGGAATYVAEHSPNDRRGYYTSFIQTTATLGLFVSLGVILITRSVMTTEDFNNYGWRIPFLLSVFLVIMSYYIRKRLQESPLFVQMKKEGKTSANPIKESFGNKENLKLVLIALFGAAMGQGVVWYTGQFYALSFLQKTMNIEFVQSNIIIAIALLLGTPLFIYFGWLSDRIGRKKIMLAGMLVAALAYFPIYKAMDTIGDIKQKTEQTELFKIESTQSKSESGQFVPHTTRVHSYTDGSILRQSEGKLELTVSKKNMAILVFLIFIQVVFVTMVYAPIAAFLVEMFPTRIRYTSMSLPYHIGNGVFGGLLPTISTIMVTNTGNHLAGLIYPIAVAVICFLIGLIYIKDNKGNDL; this is encoded by the coding sequence ATGCAACAATCCGGAACCAAAAACATCTGGCAGGTCATTATGGCCTCCTCGGCAGGCACACTGATAGAATGGTACGACTTCTACATTTTCGGCAGCCTGTCGGCTATTATCTCTGAAAAATTTTTCCCACCCAGCAACCCAGAGCTGGCCTACATTGCTACCCTGGCCACTTTTGCAGTAGGATTTATCGTTAGACCTTTCGGTGCCATCGTATTTGGCCGTCTGGGCGACCTGGTAGGCCGGAAATACACTTTCCTACTTACCCTGCTTATCATGGGTGGTTCCACCTTCGCCATCGGCCTGATACCCAGTTATCATACCATCGGTGTACTGGCACCCATGCTGGTATTAATATTACGCTTGTTACAGGGCCTCGCCCTTGGCGGTGAATACGGCGGCGCAGCCACCTATGTAGCAGAACATTCGCCCAATGACCGCCGCGGATATTACACCAGTTTTATTCAGACCACCGCTACACTGGGGCTGTTCGTATCTCTGGGAGTCATCCTCATCACCCGCTCAGTGATGACCACGGAAGACTTCAACAACTACGGCTGGCGTATTCCTTTCCTGCTCTCCGTTTTCCTGGTGATCATGTCTTATTACATCCGGAAACGACTGCAGGAATCACCGCTGTTTGTACAAATGAAAAAAGAAGGGAAAACTTCCGCCAATCCCATCAAGGAAAGTTTTGGCAACAAGGAAAACCTGAAACTGGTGCTCATTGCGCTCTTTGGCGCAGCCATGGGCCAGGGCGTGGTATGGTATACCGGCCAGTTTTATGCACTTTCCTTTTTGCAGAAGACGATGAACATCGAGTTTGTACAGTCCAATATTATCATTGCCATCGCACTGTTACTGGGTACACCGCTGTTTATCTATTTTGGCTGGCTGTCTGACCGTATCGGCCGTAAAAAGATCATGCTCGCCGGCATGCTGGTGGCCGCACTGGCCTACTTTCCCATCTATAAAGCCATGGATACGATCGGGGATATAAAACAAAAAACGGAACAAACGGAACTGTTTAAAATAGAAAGTACTCAGTCTAAAAGTGAATCCGGGCAGTTTGTACCGCACACTACCCGCGTGCATAGTTATACTGACGGTAGTATTCTCAGGCAAAGTGAAGGCAAATTGGAGTTAACGGTCAGCAAAAAGAATATGGCCATACTGGTGTTCCTGATATTTATACAGGTGGTGTTTGTGACGATGGTATATGCGCCCATCGCCGCTTTCCTGGTAGAGATGTTCCCTACCAGAATACGGTATACGTCCATGTCGCTGCCGTATCATATCGGCAACGGCGTATTCGGCGGACTGCTGCCTACCATCTCCACCATCATGGTCACCAATACCGGCAATCACCTGGCAGGACTCATTTATCCTATAGCCGTGGCCGTTATCTGTTTCCTGATTGGCCTGATATATATCAAGGACAACAAAGGAAATGATTTATGA
- a CDS encoding M57 family metalloprotease, whose product MKIPLKICMSVLLSSFLFLSLFFYSCKKDAAREDPGSEITTDRLDRIKAMGFNTNGVVKIAGGYVVEGDIFLPDKDLESMPQSPKLRIAKTEQYNTFKLITTGASRVITISVTNLPTVYTAAVDDAIARYNALGMRLSFIRVGSGGQIDIQNGALPAGVLGRSAGFPDGSGNPPSPIVLSASNIGNSPDQAYLATVIAHEIGHCIGFRHTDYFNRNYSCYYSSQPNEGGGDMGAVNIPGTPTAEDPNSWMLACIGNGVNRPFNANDMIALNYLYGANPPATITSAPSAKVVPASGGNLINIYAIGATNNVIHKWYSEAFGWSTWQDLGGNIAQVPVASAKDQNSIDLFTVGTDNKLYYRWWDRSVWNGNTGGWLPWSDFGGAFASQPATLSRDAQTVDVFAIGTDNNLYQKWSSTSQGWAAWRNFGGNLKYSPTAVSKDVGTIDVFATGQDNALYHKWWDINQAANEGWSAWENFGGSLTSAPAAIAKDRWTIDVFARGAANNLLHKWYNVNQGWSAWEDLGGTISTAPVLVSKNAQSMNVFAKGANNNLLHKSYTVSQGWSAWEDLGGYITSQPAAVSIDGQTIDVFAKGSSNNLVHRRLTSSAWLAWEIIY is encoded by the coding sequence ATGAAAATTCCATTGAAAATCTGCATGAGTGTCCTACTCAGTTCATTTCTATTTCTATCCCTGTTTTTTTATTCCTGTAAAAAAGACGCCGCTCGCGAAGATCCCGGGAGTGAGATTACCACCGATCGGCTCGACCGGATCAAGGCGATGGGCTTCAACACCAATGGTGTAGTGAAGATAGCCGGCGGTTACGTAGTAGAAGGTGATATCTTCCTTCCAGACAAAGACCTCGAAAGCATGCCGCAATCTCCCAAATTGCGTATCGCTAAAACGGAACAGTATAATACCTTTAAATTGATCACCACTGGTGCCTCTCGGGTCATCACTATTTCTGTGACCAACCTGCCCACTGTTTATACTGCGGCGGTTGACGATGCTATTGCACGGTATAATGCTCTGGGGATGAGGCTCTCCTTTATAAGGGTGGGCAGCGGTGGCCAGATCGATATCCAGAACGGCGCGTTGCCTGCGGGGGTACTGGGAAGGTCTGCCGGCTTTCCGGATGGGAGTGGCAACCCTCCAAGTCCAATTGTGCTGAGTGCATCCAATATCGGCAATTCTCCTGATCAGGCATACCTGGCCACCGTCATTGCACATGAAATCGGGCACTGTATCGGGTTCAGACACACGGATTATTTTAACCGCAATTACAGTTGTTACTATTCCAGCCAACCCAATGAAGGTGGTGGTGATATGGGTGCCGTCAACATTCCCGGAACGCCGACTGCTGAAGATCCCAACAGCTGGATGTTGGCTTGTATTGGCAACGGTGTAAACCGCCCGTTCAATGCGAACGATATGATTGCCCTGAACTATTTGTATGGCGCCAATCCCCCTGCCACCATTACTTCTGCACCGTCGGCCAAAGTCGTCCCCGCCAGTGGGGGCAATTTGATCAATATATATGCCATCGGGGCCACCAATAATGTTATTCATAAATGGTATAGCGAAGCCTTCGGATGGTCTACCTGGCAAGACCTTGGTGGCAACATTGCACAGGTTCCCGTTGCTTCTGCCAAAGATCAGAATTCGATCGATCTCTTTACAGTTGGCACCGACAACAAATTGTATTACCGCTGGTGGGATAGATCCGTTTGGAATGGTAACACTGGAGGTTGGCTCCCCTGGAGCGATTTCGGTGGTGCATTCGCGTCCCAGCCAGCCACGCTTTCCAGGGACGCACAAACGGTCGATGTTTTTGCCATCGGCACCGACAATAACCTTTATCAAAAGTGGTCCAGTACTTCACAGGGATGGGCCGCCTGGAGGAACTTCGGCGGTAATCTGAAATACTCGCCCACTGCTGTCAGCAAAGATGTGGGAACGATAGACGTATTTGCCACCGGCCAGGACAATGCACTTTATCATAAGTGGTGGGACATCAACCAGGCGGCTAACGAGGGCTGGTCTGCCTGGGAGAATTTTGGTGGCAGCCTTACCTCCGCCCCGGCTGCTATTGCCAAAGACCGGTGGACGATAGACGTGTTTGCCCGGGGGGCCGCGAATAACCTGTTGCACAAATGGTATAACGTTAACCAGGGATGGTCTGCCTGGGAAGATTTGGGCGGAACAATTTCTACTGCGCCTGTATTGGTGAGCAAGAATGCGCAGAGCATGAATGTTTTCGCCAAAGGGGCCAACAACAATCTGCTACACAAAAGTTATACTGTCTCGCAGGGATGGTCTGCCTGGGAAGATCTCGGGGGATACATTACCTCACAGCCCGCAGCTGTTAGCATAGATGGTCAAACGATTGATGTATTTGCGAAAGGTTCAAGCAATAACCTGGTACACCGTCGGCTTACCAGTTCTGCGTGGTTGGCCTGGGAAATAATTTACTAA
- a CDS encoding tRNA-(ms[2]io[6]A)-hydroxylase, with translation MSKVSILGLKLPTDPRWVNLAAISLQDILTDHAYCEQKAASSAISLIQRNPERERLVQELAPIVTEEWGHFRQVLAELKKRGLQLGKQRKDEYVNALMDNRSKGGHADDAFLDALLIFALIEARSCERFRLLSEGLEDEYLREFYRRFMISEAGHYRLFIDLANEYFPEEKVRKRWEEWLKMEAEILKNIEVRGDRMH, from the coding sequence ATGAGTAAAGTATCCATACTCGGATTAAAATTACCTACTGATCCCCGTTGGGTCAACCTCGCAGCGATCTCACTGCAGGACATCCTAACGGACCATGCCTACTGTGAGCAAAAAGCCGCCTCCTCCGCTATATCCCTCATCCAGCGCAATCCTGAAAGAGAAAGGCTGGTACAGGAACTGGCACCTATCGTTACGGAAGAATGGGGACACTTCAGACAAGTACTCGCCGAACTGAAAAAAAGAGGACTGCAGCTGGGCAAACAACGAAAAGATGAGTATGTAAACGCACTCATGGACAACCGCAGCAAAGGCGGACATGCCGATGATGCCTTTCTCGACGCGCTACTGATCTTCGCCCTCATAGAAGCCCGCAGCTGCGAACGTTTCCGTCTGCTCAGCGAAGGACTCGAAGATGAATACCTGCGCGAGTTCTACCGCCGCTTTATGATCTCCGAAGCAGGACACTACCGCCTGTTCATCGATCTGGCCAACGAATACTTCCCGGAAGAAAAGGTCCGCAAAAGATGGGAAGAATGGCTGAAGATGGAAGCTGAAATACTGAAAAACATTGAAGTCCGCGGTGACCGGATGCATTAA
- a CDS encoding patatin-like phospholipase family protein, with translation MNQGPLSYFSRLIFVLILSQFIFPPGLQAQHAGTVRPKIGLTLSGGGAKGLAHIGILEAIDSAGLRIDYLTGTSMGSIVGALYAMGYSADSIEAVARRLDWNSLFTNQPVLTDVSYEEKNEYNKYIIEIPFEYGKPKLASGVISGEALWLELARLSWPVKDKKDFSQFNIPFKCIATDVATGQIVTLDSGEIVTSMRASMAIPSIFTAVKIGDRKLVDGGVVRNFPVITAKEMGADIVIGSNVSGGLRKADQLVTPFDILYQLGFYKDAIDFEKARKQCDIYIPIHKELENYSAAAFGSVDSIIEIGKRKGREMYPVFKQLADSLNALQPEGPFVASRLPFAADVELSSIHVSGLVHSDEKFFLQRLHIKPDGCYSSAQLREAIRRVYGTRFYKLITYNLQPEGYGKFRMDITAEENPLTYVKFALNYNTLTGASAILNLTQRNFIIPNSRSFVSVAISENPRLAAQYFKYLGRSRSFGFGLGAYYENTGLTFYNEDLSKMQPFRNKYANVDINLQYSLGSTMAFGAGSRWEYIKYKPQFSPFVEVRGSTNQLNTYAFFGVNSLNQKVYPTKGFLLNIEGGYIYNQHSGINVSNDGVPLDLDSAGIRFNDYQRLLVTAKYYIPVGHKSALEFDANLGWNFNYNESVVSGFVVGGMNNVIRNQIPLIGLFEGEVISPKVAAVQTAWQYEVIRNIYAMPRVGVALYGRDVLDKGDKYKMLSGYGLGAGYSSRLGPIEATMMYSDQSGKLKFYVNMGFNF, from the coding sequence ATGAATCAAGGACCGTTATCGTATTTCAGCAGACTTATTTTTGTATTGATACTTAGCCAGTTTATTTTCCCACCTGGTTTACAGGCACAGCATGCCGGTACTGTCAGGCCGAAAATAGGGCTTACCCTTAGTGGTGGCGGCGCCAAAGGCCTGGCCCATATCGGTATCCTCGAAGCGATCGATAGTGCAGGCCTCCGGATAGATTATCTAACGGGCACGAGTATGGGAAGTATCGTTGGGGCGCTGTATGCGATGGGCTATTCAGCAGACAGTATAGAAGCAGTGGCCCGCAGGCTCGACTGGAACAGTCTTTTCACCAACCAACCGGTACTCACGGATGTTTCCTACGAAGAAAAAAACGAATACAACAAATACATTATCGAGATCCCCTTTGAATATGGCAAGCCCAAACTGGCTTCTGGCGTGATCTCCGGCGAAGCGCTGTGGCTGGAGCTGGCCCGGTTAAGCTGGCCCGTAAAAGATAAAAAAGATTTCTCTCAGTTTAATATCCCCTTTAAATGTATTGCCACCGATGTGGCTACGGGCCAGATCGTTACGCTCGACAGCGGTGAAATTGTTACGAGTATGCGTGCCAGTATGGCCATCCCTTCTATTTTCACTGCCGTGAAAATAGGTGACCGCAAACTAGTGGACGGTGGCGTGGTACGTAACTTCCCTGTTATCACCGCTAAGGAAATGGGCGCCGACATCGTCATCGGATCTAATGTAAGTGGAGGTCTCCGTAAAGCGGATCAACTGGTAACGCCCTTCGATATCCTTTACCAGCTGGGGTTTTATAAAGATGCTATCGACTTCGAAAAGGCCCGTAAACAATGTGATATCTACATCCCGATCCATAAAGAGCTGGAAAACTATTCAGCAGCGGCTTTCGGCAGTGTGGACTCCATCATAGAAATCGGGAAGCGCAAGGGGCGGGAGATGTACCCGGTATTCAAACAGCTGGCTGATTCGCTCAATGCACTGCAGCCCGAAGGCCCGTTTGTGGCCAGCCGTTTGCCTTTTGCCGCTGATGTTGAATTGAGCAGTATCCATGTGTCGGGGCTGGTACATTCCGATGAAAAGTTTTTTTTACAAAGGCTGCATATCAAACCTGACGGCTGTTATTCCAGTGCTCAGCTGCGTGAAGCCATCCGCCGGGTATATGGCACCCGCTTTTATAAACTGATCACCTACAACCTGCAGCCCGAAGGATATGGTAAGTTTAGGATGGATATCACAGCAGAAGAGAATCCGCTGACCTATGTTAAGTTTGCGCTCAACTATAATACGCTCACAGGGGCCAGCGCTATCCTCAACCTTACCCAGCGCAATTTTATCATACCCAATTCCCGTTCATTCGTGAGCGTGGCCATCAGCGAAAACCCGCGGCTGGCAGCGCAATACTTTAAATACCTGGGACGCAGCCGCAGCTTTGGATTTGGTTTGGGAGCCTATTATGAAAATACAGGGCTTACCTTCTATAATGAAGATCTCAGCAAAATGCAGCCCTTTCGCAACAAATACGCTAACGTAGATATTAACCTGCAGTACTCGCTGGGTAGCACGATGGCTTTCGGTGCCGGTTCCCGCTGGGAATATATCAAGTATAAACCCCAGTTCTCGCCGTTTGTGGAGGTAAGAGGCAGCACCAATCAGCTCAATACATACGCTTTCTTTGGTGTTAATTCCCTCAACCAGAAAGTCTATCCTACCAAAGGGTTTCTGTTGAACATAGAAGGAGGGTATATCTATAATCAGCATTCAGGCATCAACGTTAGTAACGATGGGGTACCACTGGACCTGGATAGTGCCGGTATCCGTTTTAATGATTATCAGCGGCTGCTGGTGACCGCAAAGTATTATATCCCTGTAGGGCATAAATCGGCTCTTGAATTTGATGCTAACCTGGGATGGAATTTCAACTATAATGAATCGGTAGTCAGTGGTTTTGTGGTGGGTGGTATGAATAATGTAATCCGCAATCAGATACCGCTGATTGGGTTGTTTGAGGGAGAAGTTATTTCTCCTAAAGTGGCGGCGGTGCAGACGGCCTGGCAGTATGAAGTGATAAGAAATATTTATGCGATGCCCAGAGTAGGGGTGGCCCTTTATGGAAGGGATGTACTGGATAAGGGAGATAAATACAAGATGCTGAGCGGCTATGGGTTGGGAGCGGGGTATAGCAGCCGGCTGGGACCTATAGAGGCAACGATGATGTATAGTGATCAGTCGGGGAAACTGAAGTTTTATGTGAACATGGGATTTAACTTTTGA